Below is a window of Mus caroli chromosome 2, CAROLI_EIJ_v1.1, whole genome shotgun sequence DNA.
ACCTGGTTTGACAATCTTCCTTACAAACACTCAGGCAACTCAGTTGAGCGAAGGACAGCGGTCTGTGGTCCACAGTAACTCAATGTATGGCCATTTGGTTTGCAGACAGCGTTTAATAGGAGTGTCGTCTGTCTGTAGCATGGGGTCTTCAAAACCCATAACCACTGCAGTCCCTTCCACATACATTACCTGCCGAGAGGAAAAGCCAGGAGGTCAGTTAATGTTCATAGCCAGTTCTCCGTAGCTACAGACAGCGTCACAGGCAAGTGCATTTCTAAAAGCAAGTTGTGTGGAGCTTCATAGCTAACTCTTTTCGTAGGAATTATACCCAACTAGAGCAACTGCAAAACAAACTTGTAAATGAGATGGTAACATACATTTTAATTGTTAGTTAACTGGTAAAACTGACAATTCCagatcaagacaaaaaaaaacaaaaataggtgAATCACAAGCATACACTTTTAGATGACAAATCATTCTTCAAATGATAGACACCAGGGCGTGTCTTCCCCCACTGTCCACATGGCATGCTGTGCTTCCTCTGGCTGGGCTACCAAGGCAATCAGTTGCTCCTGCTACTCAACAGAGAGTTGTTGTGCCCTCTGACTTGTACTTCTGTGCACTTCAGATTGGAAGATGACGTGCATGCATGCTAATGGAATCTGCTGTCTCTGGAATGAATGGTTTTTGAAATGTAGTTCTTGAGTATATTTTACATTGTatgaaaatcatggaagaaaaaaaatcacaaaagatgtGAGGACAGACACAAGAGTCATGGAAGGATGACAGGGTAAACTAACCTGTGGAAATAATCATATTTGATATAATTTGTTGGGAAGATACCAGAAAACATTattttgcttattctttttttcaaagaaaatacgTGAAATTATTTGACATACTAGTAGAACCCTAACTCACTATCAAGAATTCAAgttgggttaattttatattaaatatgtaattgAAAGGGGTGGCTATGGACTGCCCTCTTCCAGAGTATGTGTAGCTATTTTTACCCACTCAGTGTCTGATACACATGATTGCAATTCTGTTCTAACATAAAAGCCATAAGCTATGTGACCAAGGAGCCAAAAGAAACAAGCTTATCAGCTTTCAGCAAGAGTTCCCTTAAAAACACAGCTGCCGAGGCAAAGAATGCTCTACTACTAGGTCACAAAATTTGGCTTTTTTTAGGGACGTCCAAAGGCATTACGGTGAAATacaattttcatattaaaattacaACTCACAGTTTTCAACCTCAGAACAAAAGTGCTACTTTCTAAAGAGTTGTCTAAAGGGATATAAGTCAGGACTGGGCCTGGTTCCCCAGTTGCTCACCGCATCAGAGCAGGAACCCTCTGCAAAGCAGTGGGATCTAATCTGTGCTTTCCACAGTGGCTGCGGCCTGGACTAGCAGTcctctctttgtttgtttagcCTGCTATCTTGAGTGGGACTTGACTGAGCACTCAGGCCTTTTTATAGCCCCTGCATAATTTCAGGACCTTATACTTTTGTATAAATGAGATGCATGCGTTGCTTTTACGGTTGTTACATAGTATGTCATGTTAATTGTCCATATATCTTAATCTCTGATCTTGTGTTAGTATGTCAAATGCTTGTCACAAGCATGATTTGAAGACTTACTATATACAGGTAGCGTGGCCAAGAAGACCAAGGACAGGATTGGGAATCAGGAACTCAGTTCCAATCCCTGCTCTGTCAATGACTTGCTGTGTGACTCTGGGTGAGTCACTTAATCTCCCTGTCTCAGAggcctcatctgtaaaatatggATAATATTTAACTACCTTGCAGGGATTGTGGCAGTGAATTAATATTTCGTGATGATGAAGCTAGGCAAACTTCAACAACTAGGCGAGCATTCATTAATACACAATAAGATACAGCACGCAGGGGCTCTTACTGATTGTACAATATTACAGATGGTAATAAACTCAGGAAATGATTTTTGGGAATATGAAaggttttgatttatattttgttatgaaaataaaagtaaaaattagccTTTTAGTTTGGTTTTAGTAAAGTATGTAATTTACATTATGATCTTGTTTCTGTTGCCATCCTCCAAACAGCATGAAATCAAATTGAAAAGGCATAACTCCTAATAAAAGACTGTGGCTTTTTTCAGAATAAATGTAAAGACAACAGACTTGCCACTAGAACACAAAAACTGGCATTTCATTCAAAAGAGGGAAGTGCTCAGACAAGCAGGCTGGTACAGCCAGACACAGGCATCCGTGTGCCTCCGTCCAAGACTTAGAAAGGAGAGGAGCAAAGCAAAGTGATGAAAAGCACAGGCTCTGGACTACATTTGACAGGCCTCGATCCCAGCTCTGCCGTTTCCTGGCCCTGGACAGCTGCTTCCCTGTGCTGAGGCCCCTCTGCAAAGCAGCCACATACAGACAACACTGACCTCAGACAGTGGTGTGCAACTAAAGACTAGGTAAACACTCAATACAGCCATttggtaaataaaacaaaagcaacatcaAAACAAGTCAGCGTTATTTACTTCTGCATTTAAATAACAACCTTCTTTGGATTACCGAGAACTGCTGACTTGGAAATAAAGCCACAGTCCAGCGTAACATTGTGTACAGAGTAAACATATAGTTATTTTGTCGCAGTGAAATAAATGCTCCATAGATCCATGCAGAGCTTGAAGGCAGGTTACAGCTTATTCAAATTGAATATAGCCAGTTCTTACACACGTGCTGCAGCAGGGAGACTCCTGGAACGTCATCCTGAAGTTTCAAATGCAGGGGACTCAGACACAGTCATGCCCATTTAGTTCATCAACCCAGCTGAAGACAAACTACTATGTGAATTCTCATACCTTTTCATTATAATTTGACTGCTTCAATCCATTGTAGTGGTAGACAGTAAAAGATTCTGGACCACTGGAGCCCTATTATAAATAAAGGACTATTAAAACTTTAAGTTATATCATTTTATCGAGCAATTTCTAATGATATAAAGATGAAAATCTATTAATCTTTATTGTTATTGGGAACTCACTCGATAAAGACAGTGTGTATAGAGTTAGCTGCCAGAAGGGTTGAGAGAGGGAAGTTGCCTCTGGACAGGGAAGCCCTGCCCAGCATGAGCTCTTTTGCACTCGCTCTTCCCTTAAGTAGATGTGTGCATTACATTAAAAAAAGGACAAACACCCatagaaagagttacagagataaagtttggagctgtgacgaaaggatggatctaaaaactgccatatccagggatccatcctataatcagcttccaaacgctgacaccattgaatactagcaagattttgctgaaaggacccagatatagctgtctcttgtgagacaatgctggggcctagcaaacacagaagtggatgctcacagtcagctattggatggatcacagggcccccaatggaggagctagagaaagtacccaaggagctaaagggatctgcaatcctataggtggaacaacattatgaactaaccagtaccccagagctcttgactctagctgcatatatatcaaaagatggcctagtcggccatcactggaaagagaggcccattgaacttgcaaactttatatgccccagtacaggggaatgccagggccaaaaagtgggagtgggtgggtaagggagtgggggcgggggagggtatgggggactttttagatagcattggaaatgtaaatgaggaaaataccaaaaaaaaaaaaaaaaaaaaaaaaaaaaaaaaaaaaaaaaaaaaaaaaaagacaagcgcCTAACAAGGATCTCCTAAAATGCATCCTGCAAAACATTTGCTCCTCAGTGTAGAACAAAGCAACACCACCTCTATTTAAACCACAAATACACATTCACCAATAGCTTCAATTCAGCCCACAATAGTGAATCAGAAGTTTCCATTAAACAATATCATTTCACAGAAATCAAAACATATCATGCCTAACAAGACTTTATTCCCACCCAAAGTGCCTGGCTCTTGGCTGATTTCCTGTAGACCATTTCCTGCTCTCCAGCCTGTCTCCCTGGCCATTCCTGACATAAGAAAGGATTGATATGAACCCAGCTGGGCCACAGGCCCTCCAAAGAGCTTTCCTACTTGGTGGGAAGTGAGCTGCTGGCAACTCTTGCTTTAGCACCTAGCAAAAGATGGGTTAAAAGGATGCAGCTTTGCTGAGAGAGTGAGGAAGGTGGAGAGCTCTGGGAAGGGTTTAGGGCTTCCTCGAGGCTTCAGGCTCTGGGAGCAGGTTTTGAGTTCCGGTTCAAACAAGAATGAcacatttctttctaaaatgcCCCTTCTGCATTTTTTAAGACCCATCCCACATCTTTcctgtaaagttttttttttttttctgaacatacAAGCTGGTTATCTTACTCCTCTGGAAGCTGTAAGTCAAAGCTTTCTCAATTAGTTTGAGAATAGTGACTTTATATCATTGGGTTGTTATTGTGGAAGCCTTTACATTTTACATTCGCTTCTAACACTTCCCAGCTACAATCTAAGCTTTCATCATTTAGGTGACTGTTTCCTTAATTGTACTCATGATCACTGTCATTACTTAGATGACAGTGATTTGGTTCTTGATTTTGACAATTTTAACTTATAAATTAAACATTTCCTTCCTTGAGTCCTATTTGTATTCTCTAGGGAATAACTAATCAATCAGGTGGCATATGGAAACACCACAAAGGCTGTAGTTGCTGCAAGCACTTTTCCttctggggggagggagaagtgaTGGACTCTCAGGTCAGCCAGGTACCAGCTGAATGACATCAAAcctttttatacattttctgaTCTTCACTACCAAAAATGCTAGGATAATTGTACTCCATTTATAAGGCATACAGGATATGCTTAATGAAGACAGCTGCTTCTGCTgttctggcttctctctcctaACACCACAAACCCTTCCACTGTAGCTAGCTGAAGCTTGCTTAGGAAAGCTGACTGACTTAACTCTTTTCCTCGTTGCAATTTTAACCTGTTTCTGTCATTTCCTTTATGCACTCTTCGCTACCCAAACATGTTTGCTGAGCAGACCTTCTACTCATCTGTTAGGCAGGACACTGGCCAAGGATGCTGGTGGTGTGAGGGACAGTGCTGGCGTGCACTGAGTACAGATAGGACACCAGTGGTGTAGCTTACGTGGGAAGGCAAGTGTGACACAGGGGTCTTAGTTCCCACACAATGGAAATAGGTAGAAATGGGAAAGTCTCCTGTGAGGCAGGCAGCTGTGCTAATGTGCTAAGGTGGAAATCCATTAGAGTCACATACAGGTGCTACAACACTGCTGTGCTCTGTCCCCGCAGCTCCTGATTCACTAGATCCATGGGGGAGACATTTCCTGTGGAGTAGCAGGGAACTAGTACATTCTTCTACCACCTCAAGGAACACTGCCACAAAGGCAGTTACCCTCAATGGAGTCAATGGGCTACTAGATCAAACCAAAAGGGCACATGTCCCTGGGGCAGAAATGACCACATTCATTATGTGCATCCTCAAAGaactgacaaatatagaagtggacgatcacagtcatccattggacagagcacagggtcccccagtgaaagagctagagaaagtacccaagcagctgaagggctttgcagccccacaagcggaacaacaatatgaactaaccagtaactctagagctccctaggactaaaccaccaatcaaagagtacacatggagggactcaaggctccaaccacatatgttgcagaggaaggccttgtgagacatcaatgggaagagaggcccttggtcctgtgaaggatcgattccccagtgtaggggaatgccaggacagggaagcaggagtgggtgggttagtgagcagggggaggggggatgggataggaggattttcagaggggaaatgaggaaaggaaataacatttgaaatgtaaatacagaaaatatctaataaagcattttatcaaagaaaaaaagaaaaagaaatgtatatgcaaaaaaattcacaaaacataAAACTACCAATTCCTTGAGCTAACAAGTCATACTAATGTTAGTCATCATCATGTAATCAGCACACATGCGGCCGAAGGAACCTGTAACTGTCTGACACTGCACAAGCAGTTTTCAACCCCACCCCATACAGACGTGCTTTATACTTAAAACATAGTATTCAGTATTTCCAATAATGTCCTGGCATCAGCCTTCTTGGGATAAAAACCCCAGCTTCAAATATTGCTTCAAACCTTTACTATCCTATAACTGACCATCCATTGACACATCTGAAGTATTTTAGACTCTAAAAAGGGACTTTCAGGAAAGCCCAATGGGAATACACTGAACATTTTAATCTAACAGTGCCCTTtcaatgttagaaaaaaaaagtttgttctgtcttttttttttttcacaaattatTTGCCAAAGTTTGCAAAGCTCAATTTCCTATGCCATTAGAGTATTGATTGCTTTCTGAACTGTACTACTCACTTccattattcataataaccaacAGGAACCTATGTTCTCTACTAAAGCAAGACCAAATGCCACCAATGCCAATTACTCTGGTCAAGTCTGATTTGTACCCAAGATATCAATTTAGCAAGCACATCAATATTAAATAACTACATAGTTACACAAAATTGGCATTTTCTATTGGAACAATTTAAACTGCTGATATGATGTGACCATGATTATTACGTTGactagctcagtggtaaaacaaGTTTCATGTAGACCAAAGACAAAGACCTATGCGTAGTCTGCCACCAACGCAGGCACAACCCAAGGGTGTGAGAACAGAGCCGGCTAACTGAAGCATCAAAGCCCAATGGAAGACTTGTCCTTAGAGGAGTCAGTGCTGCTCCACTACAAACAAAGCCACTCTGTTCACCCTTTTCTTCTAGAACTCAGGCTCATTACTAGAAGCCCCTACCCTTCCCTTCTTTGGCAGTGTCCTAAGATGCATGCTAATCGGCAGGCCCTGAGAGTGTGAGCGTGGGCTCAGAGGAAGCAGTGTGATGTTTCTATTATATGCACATCTGGCTTGACCCTTCTTTTTTAGTCTTATACCATTCTCTGCCACCCATCAGAATTCTGAATACTAAATAATGTACTGGTACACTGATAGCCTCGGAGAATTGTAGCACTGTAGTGACATAAGGCCTCCAAATTAGAGGAGTGTGTGGTTCCACgaacacacatagcacacatgtaTCACTTACTGACATGCATACTCTGAGGTCTATACAACTGTACCAGGACACAGCATGTACCCGATGAGATGAGGGGGGTAagctgctaacacacacacacacacacacacacacacacacacacgcacgcacgcacgcagaaTCACTTTGTGCGTTGTACCACTGTGCTGACACACTCACACtctatcactgtaccagtactTACACATCAGAGCACTGCAGCACTGTAATAGAatacaaagttgccctctgagaACTGTATCAATGTGTTGGCACCCACTGAGACACCCACCTCACCCCAGGCACTATATCAGTGTACTGACACGTGTGTTTTCTGAGCACTACACAGCATATGGGCTCCTatctttctgacctctgcatggaAAGGCCTTtatataatagattttttttcttagtctcaTATCTACACTTTAGGGGAAAAAATCTTGTCCACAGATGATCATCTCAACAGAACAAATGAGTCCATATATTCTGTGGAATATGTTACCTGATCAGGAAAAAATTCTTGAAGAAATGGACCCAACAATATGATTCCTAGTCCTTCTGGATCTAATTTATTCTTCATGAGATTTATACtatagggagaaaaaaagaaagagaaaaacagtgaataccaaaaaagacaaaacaccaCAAAACTATTTTGCTCTTTCATGATTAAATTTCTGGTGCTACACTTTTGGATGCCAAAATCCTAAGAGCTGTTCTTTTTAGAACTTTAATGACAAATACACAGGAATGACATTTAATTTGCCAAAATTTAgctatttttaaatcagagtaaTCTGttactatttaaaatttaaattatgatgGCGACTTTAGAATATTGTTCCTTATTAGGTAAAGTAATTTCAAAACCAAGGTTTATAAACTCAGGGTACAACCTCCCAAAGACAGATTCTCTTTGCTTCCTAGGTACTGAATTCAACAATCAAATAGAGCATttacttctcaaaaaaaaaaaaccattttaggCTCCAGGAGTTAGAGCAAGCCAAGAGGCAATGGTAAATCAGATAAGAAGAGCATGCCTTTCAGAATGTTACTTTAAGAACTAGATGAGATAGATGCTTAACATCCGTGGACAATCTAACTTGAAGGACACAGACATAAAAGCTTGAGTCTAGGAAACTGCAGTGACTGTCATTGCCCTTGTGGTCCAGCTCCTGCCAATCAGGTGTAATGGAGGCTGGTGGAGAGTGTCGGGAGTGAGCAGCTCTAGGAGGCAGGGGAACAGAGAGTGAAGTTCAAAGGGTGAAACCATCAACAGTCTGTCTACGTAGAGGTTTTCCCCCAATGCCATTTCAAACTCTAAATACCAAGTTAAACTTAGCCCACTATGTAACAAGCAGAGAGCCATATTTGGGGGTTATGAGGCATTGTGGCTGATCAACTTGCCCAGGGTACTTCACCAGTGCTCAGGGGAGTCTGTGGTTCAAGCTCTTTACCAACAGACAGCTGGAGAAGGACTGAACAGGAGCCAGACAAAAGGGTTTAAGGATTCCCTTCCTGGGAAGGTCCCAGAGCTGGGCAGTTAtctgtttctccctttcctctactTGTTTGGACTAAGTGAGttcaagggtttttgtttgtttgttttattagaaaTGGAACTTGAGCGATGTGTTTAGgggtaaaacttttaaaatatgtcttatgAAAGTTACATCTGTGTGAGGTCTCTAGCCAGGTTCAGTGACATGTGGCCTCTGCTCTAGGAGATGCTAGAGCATGACTATCATAGCCTTGGTATCTTCTGGTATCATCTGCCTGCTCCATGCAAAGGATTCAGAGGGTCTGAGGAAGGCCATTAGATTGTGATCTGAGGCAAAGGCAATGTGACTATTTtcaattgatatatatatatatatatatacatatatatatatgtatatatatatacacacatatatatatatatatatataatctcaaaaaccaaagtctttttagatagaaaaaaatcaaattatagtgaaagacttattttaaaaaccaagacaACCCAACATAGTGTCAAGAAGCAACAGTATGTATAATATAGGTATATTAACTTCTGTCCTCAAATTGGATTAGGTCTTTTTCcctaaatttttattgttttgttatatagGTTTAGCATATAGCATAAAAATGTATATACTGTTTCAACTTGATAGAATATTTTTTGATAGATCAAAATAACACTTCCAGTTGCACTCACTACTCGGGATCTGAAACAAGGTCCAAGGCTTTCATGACATCTTCTAGAAGGGAGTCAGCTATGAATCCATTATCTGGAAAACATATTAAAGAGAAGTTGGAATACGAACATTTCTGATCAGGTTCTGGGGAGGAGCGGATGACTTCATAGGAATACAAAGAGTtgaagaactcttttttttttttttttttttagcagtaaAGCTCATTGCTCCTAGGTACTTGCTCAGATGAATTTTCTTAGACATATAATCAAAGATTTATCTtcaagggaggaaaaaaattgaCTTATGAACTCCAATTAAACTTTAAAGTTAACCTATTTTTTAATAGAGGAGCTTGACAAACCGGCAAATGGGTAAAAACTCTTTCCACTTAACAACATTACTCAGGAATTAgctaaatttttaaattgttatgaaGAAATCAAGTGAACAGAATTATTtacaattcttttgtttgtttgtttgtttgtttgtttttaaaacagagtttctctgtgtatccttggctgttctggaacatgTTCTGTAGACctagctggtctcaaacttattcttgtctctgcctacagacttatgggattaaaggcatgagtcactaCCACCCAGCACAAATTCTGTTTGTTACAGTTTCATTTTACTAAATGTAGTGATCCAGTTCTATTTAGATAACTGATGGtgtaaaactaagaaaaaaaatctcgaAATAGGCTTCACATTAACTAATAGCTACAGATTCAGTTAAAAAACATTCCAACTAAACATGACAAAAATATCACCAACACACCTGCATAAAAAAGCTAAAGCTGAAATGTAGTGGAGGCAAATGTGCTGTCTGCAAATTCCAGGCTCAACATAAGAGCATGCCACCTGCTTACAGTCtgcaggctccttcctctctgtatCTAATCTCTCTGCCCAGCTACATTCTATCCATCTTGTACCAGCGTCTAGCCAGGAACTCCATCTGATGGTTTGTCTGCTCCATATACCTCTCCCAACCTCAGATCTGCCTTCATATTCAAGGTATACACCAGAATTCACATTCTGTGTGCCAATCCGGCCCCAGGAGTTCATCTGACTTCATTCTACCTAAGCAAAATCCAACCTTCAGGCCCAACCTGGCCCATACATCCTGTGCTCTGTCCTAGTCTACTACGTCCATAGCAGACAGAGATTAGCATTCAGTTCATTAATATGTGGTTTCTACAAGCCACTTTTTCCAAGAGATTAgtcttctgaaaaaaataaacagagaaacatcaGAAGTAAATGATACCATACATCCAATGGTCTTAACAGAATACTCCACCCAAAGATCAAACAATATATATCCTATTTAGCAGCCCTTAGACACTTCTCGAAAATAGAACCCAACCTGGAACATAAATGTTAAATTTAGAAAGGTTCAAATAATTGGCCATAATGCAACAAAACTTAAATAGCAAGCAAATCTCTAATAATTACACAAAATCTTGGTGTAAATAACTGATTTCCGAATGATAaatgggtcaaagaagaaatcaaggtagGAATAAAAATGCTCCCCAAAcgacatgaaaacacaaaacctcTGAGACATAGTAAGGGCAGCTTTAAGTGTGAACTTTCTAGCGCCAAATGCCTAAATGAAAAAAGCAGAGTACAAACAAATAACTTAATGATGCATCtcaaaaatttgaaaatcaagAACAAATGAAACTCAGAACCAGTaaacaaggagagaaaataaaaatctgtagaaattataggaatagaaaaacagaaaacaaatctaaaaactGGTTCTCTGAGATGATAACAAGACAGACCCTTGGCTCAACTCattggaagaaagagaaggaaggaaggaaggaaggaaggaaggaaggaaggaaggaaggaaggaagacagatcCAAATTATCAGAATCAGACGTGAATAGGGAATTATTACAATAAACACCAGAGAAATTCAGATCACAAGGGAATACTTTAAAAGCCTACATTATATTGTATTACAACTATACTAATAttggaaaatctttaaaaaaaaagaaaaaagaatttgtaGATTCATCCAAACTACCAAATTAAACCAAAAGGAGATCAACAACCTAAACAGATCCATAACAAATTATGAGAtagaaacagtaacaaaaaaacCTTCCGACTGAAAACAGTGTAGAACCAGAGGGATGAAGGATTCACAACATAATTCTACCAGGCTGTCAAAGATCTACAACCAAGCCTTGTTAAAttactaaacaaataaaaaagacagaaaaaaagaaaaggatgcatggggggaggggaggaagggagagagtgaagaagggagggagggagagagggaggaacagCCAGAACATCCTATACTCCATCTGTGAAGTCATTGCCACTTGAAAACCAAAATTAGGTAAAGACCcacacaaaggaaaatataagCCATTATACCCCAAAAACACAGACTCAAAAATCCTTAATAAAATACTGGCAAACCAAGTGCAGACATATATCATGAAGATTATCCACAATAACCAAAGTGGCTTTATGCTGAACatgtagggatggtttaacaCAAGCAGTCAGCAAATGTAGTAAGTCATGTAAGTgaaattaatgataaaaatcatatgatcatctcaatatATGCAGAAAAACTGtttgacaaaaatctaatatGCTTTCATAATAAAGGTCTAGAGAGAGCAGGACTAGAGGGAACATACCTcagctatggtggtttgaatatgtttggcccagggagtggcactattgatagtgtggccttgttggaataggtgtgtgtgtcactgtgggcatgggctttaagaccctcagcctagctgcctggaagccagtcttctccttctggtcttcagataaagatgtagaactctcagctcttcctgtaccatctTCCTGTACCAGCTCTTCCTGGACattgccatgctcccgccttgatgatagtggggtgaatctctgaacctgtaatccagccccagttaaatgttgtccttataagagttgctttgctcatggtgactgctcacagcagtaaaatcctaactaagacagaagttggtaccagggattgGGGTAAtttctgtgataggcctgaccatgactttgtttggaagaatatggATTGGGAACTTTGGACTAAGTGGACTGCTTTAAGTGTGGCTTAATGGGCTAtcttagtaggaatatggaagactttgttgctgagggtgatttgaactctggaagacTGGCTCTAaaagtttcagaggagaagaattttaatagtGGCTGAGACTGTTC
It encodes the following:
- the Mindy3 gene encoding ubiquitin carboxyl-terminal hydrolase MINDY-3 isoform X4, whose protein sequence is MSEVTKELLELVWGTKSSPGLSDTIFCRWTQELLGIHEQAAVGFLTLMEALRYCKVGSYLKSPKFPIWIVGSETHLTVFFAKDMALVAPEAPSEQARRVFQTYDPEDNGFIADSLLEDVMKALDLVSDPEYINLMKNKLDPEGLGIILLGPFLQEFFPDQGSSGPESFTVYHYNGLKQSNYNEKVMYVEGTAVVMGFEDPMLQTDDTPIKRCLQTKWPYIELLWTTDRCPSLN